One part of the Lotus japonicus ecotype B-129 chromosome 2, LjGifu_v1.2 genome encodes these proteins:
- the LOC130735963 gene encoding uncharacterized mitochondrial protein AtMg00860-like, whose product MQVLHTQGLTANKKKCSFAKQTVEYLGHLISKSGVAVDPNRVVSVMQWPTPTNVKGVRGFLGLTGYYRKFIRDYGKLARPLTDLTKKDAFQWGLEAEQAFDTLKEKLNTGLFQTLTRNS is encoded by the coding sequence ATGCAAGTGCTTCACACACAAGGGTTGACAGCAAACAAAAAGAAGTGCAGCTTTGCGAAGCAAACGGTTGAGTACTTGGGCCATTTGATCTCTAAAAGTGGAGTGGCAGTCGATCCCAACAGGGTAGTCAGTGTGATGCAATGGCCAACTCCTACCAATGTGAAAGGAGTACGGGGATTCCTGGGCCTCACCGGGTATTACAGAAAGTTTATCCGCGACTATGGCAAATTAGCAAGACCTTTAACAGATTTAACCAAAAAAGATGCCTTCCAGTGGGGACTTGAAGCAGAACAAGCATTTGACACACTTAAGGAGAAGCTGAACACGGGGCTCTTCCAAACTTTGACAAGGAATTCTTAG
- the LOC130737456 gene encoding B3 domain-containing transcription factor VRN1-like isoform X3, translated as MTTRNMPNNHSPILFFKIITTTSIEAGELRIPNNFTKRYGGDMSNPMFLKPPDGTEWQICHSKTDGDVWFQNGWKDFAKYYSLDHGHMVLFEYKDSSHFGVHIFDKSTLEIRYPSHENQDEEHNPDQIDDDSVEILDKIPPCKKTKLKSPMSCPKPRKKLRTSTSEDVGERPELHNLPKQVKIEDDVSGNTECLEREDLTSKITEALNRARTFQSKIPSFMTVMKPAYVDGYSLHISSLFAKKYLKNATDVLLQVLDGRTWSVSFNLGKFNAGWKKFASVNNLKVGDVCLFELNKSVPHSLKVLIFPLAEKLHSPSQSPVQGDRVNRINYGRFRVYQIPSSESTSMTCSRP; from the exons ATGACGACTCGCAACATGCCAAATAATCACTCTCCAATCCTTTTCTTTAAGATCATCACAACGACAAGTATTGAAGCTGGAGAGCTT AGGATTCCAAACAATTTCACTAAGAGATATGGTGGTGATATGTCAAACCCAATGTTTCTCAAGCCTCCAGATGGAACTGAATGGCAAATATGTCATAGTAAAACTGATGGGGATGTTTGGTTTCAAAATGGTTGGAAAGATTTTGCGAAATATTACTCCCTCGATCACGGACACATGGTGTTGTTTGAATACAAGGATTCTTCTCATTTTGGGGTACATATATTTGATAAGAGCACCCTTGAAATAAGATATCCTTCACATGAGAATCAAGATGAAGAGCACAACCCTGATCAGATTGATGATGACTCTGTTGAGATATTGGATAAGATACCTCCTTGCAAGAAGACTAAACTGAAATCACCAATGTCGTGTCCTAAACCACGCAAGAAATTGAGAACCAGTACAAGTGAAGATGTTGGAGAAAGGCCTGAATTGCACAACTTGCCTAAACAAGTCAAAATTGAAG ATGATGTCAGTGGAAATACTGAATGCCTTGAAAGGGAGGACTTAACTTCCAAAATCACTGAAGCTTTGAACAGAGCCAGAACTTTCCAATCTAAAATTCCCTCCTTCATGACTGTCATGAAACCTGCCTATGTTGATGGATATTCCTTG CATATCTCATCATTATTtgcaaaaaaatatttgaagaaTGCAACGGATGTCCTCCTGCAAGTCTTGGATGGGAGAACTTGGTCTGTTAGTTTTAACCTCGGTAAATTCAATGCTGGGTGGAAGAAATTCGCATCAGTTAATAATTTGAAGGTGGGAGATGTATGTCTTTTTGAGCTAAACAAGAGTGTACCCCATTCATTGAAAGTATTGATCTTTCCACTTGCGGAAAAACTGCATTCGCCGTCTCAATCACCAG TTCAAGGAGATAGAGTCAATCGTATCAACTATGGGAGATTCCG CGTGTACCAAATCCCTTCATCAGAGAGTACTTCAATGACATGCAGCAGACCATAA
- the LOC130737456 gene encoding B3 domain-containing transcription factor VRN1-like isoform X4 — MTTRNMPNNHSPILFFKIITTTSIEAGELRIPNNFTKRYGGDMSNPMFLKPPDGTEWQICHSKTDGDVWFQNGWKDFAKYYSLDHGHMVLFEYKDSSHFGVHIFDKSTLEIRYPSHENQDEEHNPDQIDDDSVEILDKIPPCKKTKLKSPMSCPKPRKKLRTSTSEDVGERPELHNLPKQVKIEDDVSGNTECLEREDLTSKITEALNRARTFQSKIPSFMTVMKPAYVDGYSLHISSLFAKKYLKNATDVLLQVLDGRTWSVSFNLGKFNAGWKKFASVNNLKVGDVCLFELNKSVPHSLKVLIFPLAEKLHSPSQSPVQGDRVNRINYGRFRWGDN; from the exons ATGACGACTCGCAACATGCCAAATAATCACTCTCCAATCCTTTTCTTTAAGATCATCACAACGACAAGTATTGAAGCTGGAGAGCTT AGGATTCCAAACAATTTCACTAAGAGATATGGTGGTGATATGTCAAACCCAATGTTTCTCAAGCCTCCAGATGGAACTGAATGGCAAATATGTCATAGTAAAACTGATGGGGATGTTTGGTTTCAAAATGGTTGGAAAGATTTTGCGAAATATTACTCCCTCGATCACGGACACATGGTGTTGTTTGAATACAAGGATTCTTCTCATTTTGGGGTACATATATTTGATAAGAGCACCCTTGAAATAAGATATCCTTCACATGAGAATCAAGATGAAGAGCACAACCCTGATCAGATTGATGATGACTCTGTTGAGATATTGGATAAGATACCTCCTTGCAAGAAGACTAAACTGAAATCACCAATGTCGTGTCCTAAACCACGCAAGAAATTGAGAACCAGTACAAGTGAAGATGTTGGAGAAAGGCCTGAATTGCACAACTTGCCTAAACAAGTCAAAATTGAAG ATGATGTCAGTGGAAATACTGAATGCCTTGAAAGGGAGGACTTAACTTCCAAAATCACTGAAGCTTTGAACAGAGCCAGAACTTTCCAATCTAAAATTCCCTCCTTCATGACTGTCATGAAACCTGCCTATGTTGATGGATATTCCTTG CATATCTCATCATTATTtgcaaaaaaatatttgaagaaTGCAACGGATGTCCTCCTGCAAGTCTTGGATGGGAGAACTTGGTCTGTTAGTTTTAACCTCGGTAAATTCAATGCTGGGTGGAAGAAATTCGCATCAGTTAATAATTTGAAGGTGGGAGATGTATGTCTTTTTGAGCTAAACAAGAGTGTACCCCATTCATTGAAAGTATTGATCTTTCCACTTGCGGAAAAACTGCATTCGCCGTCTCAATCACCAG TTCAAGGAGATAGAGTCAATCGTATCAACTATGGGAGATTCCG GTGGGGAGACAACTAA
- the LOC130737456 gene encoding B3 domain-containing transcription factor VRN1-like isoform X1, translating into MTTRNMPNNHSPILFFKIITTTSIEAGELRIPNNFTKRYGGDMSNPMFLKPPDGTEWQICHSKTDGDVWFQNGWKDFAKYYSLDHGHMVLFEYKDSSHFGVHIFDKSTLEIRYPSHENQDEEHNPDQIDDDSVEILDKIPPCKKTKLKSPMSCPKPRKKLRTSTSEDVGERPELHNLPKQVKIEDDVSGNTECLEREDLTSKITEALNRARTFQSKIPSFMTVMKPAYVDGYSLHISSLFAKKYLKNATDVLLQVLDGRTWSVSFNLGKFNAGWKKFASVNNLKVGDVCLFELNKSVPHSLKVLIFPLAEKLHSPSQSPVQGDRVNRINYGRFRYTEIQNVLTTKCGETTKRASKLISPRLRPLTNAALEEANKFNSNNPFFIVNLAPDMEWDYRPTACTKSLHQRVLQ; encoded by the exons ATGACGACTCGCAACATGCCAAATAATCACTCTCCAATCCTTTTCTTTAAGATCATCACAACGACAAGTATTGAAGCTGGAGAGCTT AGGATTCCAAACAATTTCACTAAGAGATATGGTGGTGATATGTCAAACCCAATGTTTCTCAAGCCTCCAGATGGAACTGAATGGCAAATATGTCATAGTAAAACTGATGGGGATGTTTGGTTTCAAAATGGTTGGAAAGATTTTGCGAAATATTACTCCCTCGATCACGGACACATGGTGTTGTTTGAATACAAGGATTCTTCTCATTTTGGGGTACATATATTTGATAAGAGCACCCTTGAAATAAGATATCCTTCACATGAGAATCAAGATGAAGAGCACAACCCTGATCAGATTGATGATGACTCTGTTGAGATATTGGATAAGATACCTCCTTGCAAGAAGACTAAACTGAAATCACCAATGTCGTGTCCTAAACCACGCAAGAAATTGAGAACCAGTACAAGTGAAGATGTTGGAGAAAGGCCTGAATTGCACAACTTGCCTAAACAAGTCAAAATTGAAG ATGATGTCAGTGGAAATACTGAATGCCTTGAAAGGGAGGACTTAACTTCCAAAATCACTGAAGCTTTGAACAGAGCCAGAACTTTCCAATCTAAAATTCCCTCCTTCATGACTGTCATGAAACCTGCCTATGTTGATGGATATTCCTTG CATATCTCATCATTATTtgcaaaaaaatatttgaagaaTGCAACGGATGTCCTCCTGCAAGTCTTGGATGGGAGAACTTGGTCTGTTAGTTTTAACCTCGGTAAATTCAATGCTGGGTGGAAGAAATTCGCATCAGTTAATAATTTGAAGGTGGGAGATGTATGTCTTTTTGAGCTAAACAAGAGTGTACCCCATTCATTGAAAGTATTGATCTTTCCACTTGCGGAAAAACTGCATTCGCCGTCTCAATCACCAG TTCAAGGAGATAGAGTCAATCGTATCAACTATGGGAGATTCCGGTATACTGAAATTCAAAATGTTCTTACCACCAAAT GTGGGGAGACAACTAAAAGAGCTTCAAAGCTAATTAGCCCCCGCCTCCGCCCCTTGACAAATGCTGCTCTGGAAGAAGCTAACAAATTCAACTCAAACAACCCTTTTTTCATAGTCAATTTAGCGCCAGATATGGAGTGGGATTACAGACCGACCG CGTGTACCAAATCCCTTCATCAGAGAGTACTTCAATGA
- the LOC130737456 gene encoding B3 domain-containing transcription factor VRN1-like isoform X2: MTTRNMPNNHSPILFFKIITTTSIEAGELRIPNNFTKRYGGDMSNPMFLKPPDGTEWQICHSKTDGDVWFQNGWKDFAKYYSLDHGHMVLFEYKDSSHFGVHIFDKSTLEIRYPSHENQDEEHNPDQIDDDSVEILDKIPPCKKTKLKSPMSCPKPRKKLRTSTSEDVGERPELHNLPKQVKIEDDVSGNTECLEREDLTSKITEALNRARTFQSKIPSFMTVMKPAYVDGYSLHISSLFAKKYLKNATDVLLQVLDGRTWSVSFNLGKFNAGWKKFASVNNLKVGDVCLFELNKSVPHSLKVLIFPLAEKLHSPSQSPGGETTKRASKLISPRLRPLTNAALEEANKFNSNNPFFIVNLAPDMEWDYRPTACTKSLHQRVLQ; encoded by the exons ATGACGACTCGCAACATGCCAAATAATCACTCTCCAATCCTTTTCTTTAAGATCATCACAACGACAAGTATTGAAGCTGGAGAGCTT AGGATTCCAAACAATTTCACTAAGAGATATGGTGGTGATATGTCAAACCCAATGTTTCTCAAGCCTCCAGATGGAACTGAATGGCAAATATGTCATAGTAAAACTGATGGGGATGTTTGGTTTCAAAATGGTTGGAAAGATTTTGCGAAATATTACTCCCTCGATCACGGACACATGGTGTTGTTTGAATACAAGGATTCTTCTCATTTTGGGGTACATATATTTGATAAGAGCACCCTTGAAATAAGATATCCTTCACATGAGAATCAAGATGAAGAGCACAACCCTGATCAGATTGATGATGACTCTGTTGAGATATTGGATAAGATACCTCCTTGCAAGAAGACTAAACTGAAATCACCAATGTCGTGTCCTAAACCACGCAAGAAATTGAGAACCAGTACAAGTGAAGATGTTGGAGAAAGGCCTGAATTGCACAACTTGCCTAAACAAGTCAAAATTGAAG ATGATGTCAGTGGAAATACTGAATGCCTTGAAAGGGAGGACTTAACTTCCAAAATCACTGAAGCTTTGAACAGAGCCAGAACTTTCCAATCTAAAATTCCCTCCTTCATGACTGTCATGAAACCTGCCTATGTTGATGGATATTCCTTG CATATCTCATCATTATTtgcaaaaaaatatttgaagaaTGCAACGGATGTCCTCCTGCAAGTCTTGGATGGGAGAACTTGGTCTGTTAGTTTTAACCTCGGTAAATTCAATGCTGGGTGGAAGAAATTCGCATCAGTTAATAATTTGAAGGTGGGAGATGTATGTCTTTTTGAGCTAAACAAGAGTGTACCCCATTCATTGAAAGTATTGATCTTTCCACTTGCGGAAAAACTGCATTCGCCGTCTCAATCACCAG GTGGGGAGACAACTAAAAGAGCTTCAAAGCTAATTAGCCCCCGCCTCCGCCCCTTGACAAATGCTGCTCTGGAAGAAGCTAACAAATTCAACTCAAACAACCCTTTTTTCATAGTCAATTTAGCGCCAGATATGGAGTGGGATTACAGACCGACCG CGTGTACCAAATCCCTTCATCAGAGAGTACTTCAATGA
- the LOC130737456 gene encoding B3 domain-containing transcription factor VRN1-like isoform X5: protein MTTRNMPNNHSPILFFKIITTTSIEAGELRIPNNFTKRYGGDMSNPMFLKPPDGTEWQICHSKTDGDVWFQNGWKDFAKYYSLDHGHMVLFEYKDSSHFGVHIFDKSTLEIRYPSHENQDEEHNPDQIDDDSVEILDKIPPCKKTKLKSPMSCPKPRKKLRTSTSEDVGERPELHNLPKQVKIEDDVSGNTECLEREDLTSKITEALNRARTFQSKIPSFMTVMKPAYVDGYSLHISSLFAKKYLKNATDVLLQVLDGRTWSVSFNLGKFNAGWKKFASVNNLKVGDVCLFELNKSVPHSLKVLIFPLAEKLHSPSQSPACTKSLHQRVLQ from the exons ATGACGACTCGCAACATGCCAAATAATCACTCTCCAATCCTTTTCTTTAAGATCATCACAACGACAAGTATTGAAGCTGGAGAGCTT AGGATTCCAAACAATTTCACTAAGAGATATGGTGGTGATATGTCAAACCCAATGTTTCTCAAGCCTCCAGATGGAACTGAATGGCAAATATGTCATAGTAAAACTGATGGGGATGTTTGGTTTCAAAATGGTTGGAAAGATTTTGCGAAATATTACTCCCTCGATCACGGACACATGGTGTTGTTTGAATACAAGGATTCTTCTCATTTTGGGGTACATATATTTGATAAGAGCACCCTTGAAATAAGATATCCTTCACATGAGAATCAAGATGAAGAGCACAACCCTGATCAGATTGATGATGACTCTGTTGAGATATTGGATAAGATACCTCCTTGCAAGAAGACTAAACTGAAATCACCAATGTCGTGTCCTAAACCACGCAAGAAATTGAGAACCAGTACAAGTGAAGATGTTGGAGAAAGGCCTGAATTGCACAACTTGCCTAAACAAGTCAAAATTGAAG ATGATGTCAGTGGAAATACTGAATGCCTTGAAAGGGAGGACTTAACTTCCAAAATCACTGAAGCTTTGAACAGAGCCAGAACTTTCCAATCTAAAATTCCCTCCTTCATGACTGTCATGAAACCTGCCTATGTTGATGGATATTCCTTG CATATCTCATCATTATTtgcaaaaaaatatttgaagaaTGCAACGGATGTCCTCCTGCAAGTCTTGGATGGGAGAACTTGGTCTGTTAGTTTTAACCTCGGTAAATTCAATGCTGGGTGGAAGAAATTCGCATCAGTTAATAATTTGAAGGTGGGAGATGTATGTCTTTTTGAGCTAAACAAGAGTGTACCCCATTCATTGAAAGTATTGATCTTTCCACTTGCGGAAAAACTGCATTCGCCGTCTCAATCACCAG CGTGTACCAAATCCCTTCATCAGAGAGTACTTCAATGA